From the genome of Medicago truncatula cultivar Jemalong A17 chromosome 2, MtrunA17r5.0-ANR, whole genome shotgun sequence:
GTTATAATTACTTTTTAGTGTGGCTTGTAATTTTGAGTTATACGTATGCCTCCTCTAATATTGTCTTAATTTTGTACATAGAGTAAGGCTCTTCCACTTAATAATCTATATTTTGAGTTGGTCTCTCTTTTATGAGTTTAAATCATTACAattgatgttttctttgtaGGTTGAACTACAAAAAATGCTACTTATAGATTTGATTAAAATACACCGCCAAATATTGATAGATAAGTAATGAGTCTCTCATTTGACTAAATAAGAAAGTTgatatcaatttttaattttttttacaaacaatggaagaatatataatatcatagctaaaattatataaatgacATATATGAACAAGTCTATTGGTAGGAATAAATCTAATGAAAAGAATATTATAGAGAgcaatatgaagaaaaaaaaaacatttgatatgaATATTATTGAAGAAAAAGCTAATGGAGTTCTTTAgtctacaatatttttttgaatcagcCAAATTTATTAAGCCAAAAATAcgtaaaaaaattcacaaatttaGACGAAAAAAcgataaatacaaggtgtcgTGTATATACAGAACATCTAAATGTAAGACCTGTGctaattaatttataaactcttctTCTAAAGAAGGGTCCACAAATTTATAAACTTGTCCTAAAACTGATATATGTAATATCcaaatatatattcaaataatCGGGTGCCTGAATTTTTGAATCGTCTCTGAGTCATATATATGGCAATCAATGAGTATGTTTTCGTGCATGAACATGTGAGAGATTTATGGCATAGAATCATTAGGAACATGATGACACACTGTTATCTTCATCCTAATCTTAAGATGACATATTAGAATGTGTAACATGTATTGACACTTAGACAGGGTAGTATGCGAGGCAAATAGGAACATGTGAGACATTTAGAAACATGTTGTAACGTCTATGAAGCATGAAAAGACATATAGGGGCATGTTAATCATCTATAGCATATGTACAATAAGCATATGGAATGGTATTCAAGATACAATACAAAAGAAGTTTGTTAATGAACAATCCTAAGTTATCATGTTATAGGAAAGTGAAGGACACAAGTTGGCATATTATATACACACAGTGACACAGGGTAACTAGGAATTCATTCCCATGAGAATAATTGCATAGTCATTCACAAACTTGGTTCATTTCAAGAATCCAAGCAAGTtcactctctctttctctttgatATTTCCCTCAAACAAATGAACATTTGATTTCTTACAATAATTCATCTAGTGCGTACCGCTACTTTGAACACCGCAAAAGAAACATGGTTTATACTCTTGCAAAGACAAATACATCTAAACCATTGTAAATAATTGATCGATTTACATCGAAATCCATTTAAACGACGCATAAAAGTACAAAATAGTTACATGGTAGCTCCTAACATTCAATTTACTCTCTCAATATCACTTAAAAAAACCACCCATACTCCCGTAGTCTCGTCATTCGTGTCAAGATAGTTGCATGGTTGCTCCTAACAATCAACTTAAGTCCTTGTTCATTCTATATACACACTACATGTGATTATGACCAAACAACCTCATTCCTTACTTGAGGATTCAAATATTTACCACTTCAAGTGCTAAGACAGTGCCGCAAGCGAGAATCtcttacaataatttttttttttttctaatgtgGAAGATCAGATAATGCTGCAACcacataacataataaaaattatatactgCTCGAAACGAAGCCACTGATATCGATTTGTTGAGAAAAAcagaaatagagaaaaataaaagaacatgAGAAAATAATGTGGTAACTCCAAAGATGAGATAAAACCACCAACGTTATCTAATGACAACCAGCGAATAACACTGTGAAAATTGTTAAATAGCCTACCCTTAACCATCCCTATCCCTCAATACACTTACACTTTCCAAAAGAAATATCTAATGTACCTctcacaacatttttttttacaattttaaatgGTGTGAGACTTCTTCAACATGAATATTTTTTCAACCAACACAAATAGTAGCTTCTACAATTCCATGTTCAATGACTCTTGAATGTAAGGCGGCGTAAAACATATGTTAAATGAAACTAAGTCTTAAAAGACTTTTAGATTTAAAATCTCCTAAATTTactgttaaacaacttaaatgacctaatttgtacaaaaaaatatttaatagaccaacttgttacaattaattcaattaaaagaTTTAAGTGatacaaaaaaaacttaaaagaccaatttattacaattaaataatttaaagaacaGCTGGTGTAATTTAATctattatttataagatatagttgaaaaaaataatagttcatatttcataaaaaaaaattaaaaatacaattattttggaacaaatatttttccaCCGAGGGAGAGTATAGTTCTAGGTAGGGGCTAGTAAATGTTTATAGACAACAAGAATCCCATAGTCCCATATATGTCGACCTTTTGAGACCCAAACCCAGCATGTGGCCCTTTAGGTTGCTTCAAGgacaaaaactcaaaatcaaatcaaaaggattaaataaaacaaacaatacaACGTTGgaaaattgctaaaaaaaatcatcaaaaaataaaatattactcaataaataatcataaaaaaaatataatcaatgaaAGTTGATTCGGTTGATAAAAACTTaactcatcaacaaaatcatagaTTCAACTTCTACCATTGATGTAAAGACTTTTGCAATGAATTATCGTAATATATATGTAAGAGTTTGTTCAACTTGAGATTTATCATGTCACTAAAGAACATctggaattaaaaaaataggctTTCAATAGTATAAATATctgataaaaaaatagtataaataTTTGAACAGTGTATACCAAAAATAGTACAGTGAACTGATGAGAAAGCTTCACGCGTGCATGCAACATGTAGCACGTGCGAAGATCTTTACGTAATAATCAACAAACAGAGTACTGTGAGAAAATTCAGAATCAGAGGGTGGGGCCCACAACAAGGTCATGGTCAATGTGAGGCAGAGAAGTGTGGGTGGCTCGTGTAAGATAGCCCATTGGCATGGCTCACGTGAATGATTGAAGCTTTTCTTACCttactttctcttctttttatgGCTGTTAAATAAGCTTTTTAATAGTTGACTCTTTGactcatatcccaaagataaagGTATGGTGAGAACGGAACGGGGTTAggcttttttactatttttacgGTTCTCTGTTGGAGCTTGATTTAATAGTGGGCCTGTAGATGGGCTTGTCAAGTTCATATTTGAGCCTACAATAGAGAGTGAGCGGGGCCACTTATGCTTCTCTTTGACCCATCTAAGCCATAATACATGTACATGGAAATTGCTTTTAAGCTTCTAAAATTTCTCTCACGTATCCAAAAATTACCTTAATACCTAAACTTAAATGTTATGGAGCGAATGACGTTACCTGTCATTTAAGGTAATTTTGGGAGCGTGAGAGAAATTTCAGAAGCTTAAAGAACAATTTTCCTAAACAATTGTACGtattatcattgttttattATCCGTTAAACTGAATGAAGTTTAatttatacatattaaaaaaaaaatgaagtcacATAGTAAAAAGACAGATCATAGATCGAAAAGTTTTGGGTTTGAACTAGTGGCATAGCCAAAACCTTGACCTAGGGAGTTTGAATTTTGAGTTCTTGAACTTCTTGGGCTAATGGTGGAAAAGAAATTCAAGGGgttcaaaatgcaaaataaataggggtatatgtgcatttttttttttagttaagagaGTTCATTTGAACACTCTCACCATATTGTCGCTACGCCACTGATCCGAGACCCGTCTAAGGGAGTTCATTTGATAATCTTTTGCCTTCAAATGTTGTATTTATCCAATACGACTGATCTGAGCGTTCAATAGCTACATTTTCAAGTTTTACGATCACTTCATTCTCCATCTTTACCAACTCAGCAAGATAACCGTTTCAACGAGTGGCGTTATAGAGTAAAATTATCAATCTTAatcttggtaaaaaaaaaaactccgacGAATAAAACaatagtttttactttttagtttACATTATGTGCATATTAGAAAATTTATGAGGGTGGTTTTGGGATGAGGATGGAGATCATACCCTCCGCCCCACGGACCAGGGTATTTAATCTGCCTCTAATTGACAGTAATGAAGACCCTTTTTCAATATAGAAAGATGGCAGGCAAGTTAATGTACTTAACTATATCTAGACCTGACATTACTTTTCCAGTTAATAAACTCAGTCAATGTTATCTGTACAGAGAGCCCTTGTTTTCCTATTATCTAAGCTTTTATGGCTTAAACAATTATTGAGAAACCTTGAAGTGAAGGTGGACACTGCCATGGTTTATTCTGACAGCAATTCATCTTACATGACATATTTCACCCGACTTGAGAAAAAGTATTGTGATACTTAGTTATATTCCTTTTAGTTTGATTTATTAATGTGGTTTGTTTATCTTATTAGAAGTTTATTTGTTATTAACCACCTGATTAGTTTGTTAGTCAGTTTTAATGTCAGTTAGAGTGGTTTATTATCTATTAGTGTAAGATATAACCTTGTTTCACTGAATTTACTTGAAAAGTTGATATTATCTAAACAAAAATGTCATGCATTGATCACaacataaaatatatcatataatctataattaaacatacatcgttctgtttttttttcttcttccttgtaGTACTCTCAATCAATTAAGGTGATGAGAGTTGCACAACACAACAATGACTACATAGCTCTTTTTCACCCTCCAACTCCATTGGTTCAAAACTCTTCCAAGGATCCACGGTGGCCGATGTATCAAATACGTGAACAACAGACATTGTTCTTGCTAATTCGCCGCCACCTACCCTATAACCTGCcaagaaaaacaatttattcCCAATTGGTGCCATAGTTAAGTAGAGTCTTTGATTAAGAGGCCAATTCTCGTAGTTATATTCCAACGTTGAAAGACTTCTCTTGCGCGATCCATCAACTTCATTCCAAAATTTACCATCATACGCCTCAACATGTCCTTTCCAAGCATTCAAACAATCCCCTGAGCTAAAAAGAGTGTCATTCACCGCCACAATTTGATTAGGTGGCACGTCGAGCTGCCACATTCCTGCAATGAGGTCCCATTTTCTTGCTTGCGAGTCAAGAACCTCAGCTGAGCTCCGTTCAACTATACTAGGCATTGTCATATCAGAGTTTTCTCTTTCAGCGAATCCTCCTATGATGTAAACTTTACCTTTCCATGTCACACCTATGCATTTGTACCTTAAAATATGCAAATTAGGCAAACGGCTCCACGTGTCAAAATCAGGATCATACAACTCGGCTGATGAGATCCCTCTTGCACTTGCCAGCCTGGACTTCCCTCCAGCCACATAGATTTTGTTGTCACAAACAGTGCAAGCAAAATCATACCTTGCAACACATAGTGGTGCACAATTGAACCATTGATTAGTTCTTATGTTGTAACGTAGTACATTTGGTACAACTTTTATACCCTCATCAAGAAATTCAGCTGAGTCATCATTAACATGAACTTTTTCTTTGTTACAAATTTGGCCAccaattatataaataaagtcTCCCAATGAAATCATGGAAAAGCCCTTTAATACTTGGTCATCAACTAGGCCAGGAATTCTACCAACATTTGTCCATGTGTTCATGGATGGATAATAAAGGTGAATTGAATTAGGAAGTGTCACATTTGGAGTTGGTTCTCTAGGACAGAAAATTGTGACCATAACATAGTTTGAAGGATGATTTTCTTGGGATGGTGATGGTGGTGGAGAAGGAAGGGACCCCATTAAAGAATTTGAGAGATTATTATGCAAAGTGTATTAGTGATATTAGATGCTATATTTTGTGTGAGTGGGAAGTGGGAAATGTAACAATATAAAGAGAGGGTAGAGATATAGAAAAAGGTGGCggagaaaacaaaataagttgGTTTGTGAGCATCGACTAGGAAGAACAAATGACGCTAAAATCAAAGGTTTTTCTTGTGATTGAATATTAACATTTTGGTGgttatgttcattttttttcttcttcttatgttGTTAGCATTTGGGACACATAACTTCCGGATATTCCAAGGTTTGAGTAGGTAGTAAACAAAAAATTGagcataattttattaaattaatctcTCTTTCTGGCGTAGATTTTTATGTTAGTAGTTGGAATTTTGGTAGAATGTGTTTTCTACACTTTTGGCAGTAGCACCTGAATGAGAGGTGAGATAGCGATAAGTGTAAGAGTAAGATTATTGGGAAAATCTAGCTTTTAATTACATGCTACttcattgagttttttttttttaaatatatttggaTACACATCCGGTTTGATGAAATCATAGTGACACTGTGGATTTGTTGGAACTTCAAAGCATAATTTTTATCATACTTAAGTTGATATTCCATGATTTTGGAAAATTGACGGTCAATCCAAACATCTACGAGTCAAACTAATTTATCATTGTGAATTTTTCAACATGGGTATCTCTAATGTGAAATTAGAATTGAAATTACACCAATAAGCACAAGTGTATCATCTTCTATGGCTTGTTTGGATTGGCATTTGGTGATAATATATTCCGGCGTCCCTATGCAAGTTCaacatgatttttaagaaaatagtaTTCCTATTTTCACTGCAAACGCGAATTATTGCTGTGATTTTAGCCTAACGTGGAATTCCCACCACCAAAGCAAACACTGATTTGGAATAATAGCTTATAGCCTTAAACCCTCTTTATTTAATCTAAAGTTTCCGATTTTCTATGTATtggatgaatttttttacatatttaacaCTTTAGTTTAATCAAAAGGAACGAAAATGGTACCATAGCCTCTTGCTTGCTTCACCCAAAAGGAAAAAAGGGGGGCGGGGGGTGGAGAtaacaaataataaacaaattatcTTGTAGGGAAAGTAACAAacacaaagaaacaaaagagagaaaTCCAAGGGAAACACACGCTGAGAAAGCATCTAAAAAGATAGCATATCGGAAACAAATCCATATGAGATACCAGTGCTATGCAGTAATAATATTACAACATGAAACATGAAAATGTGGATATCTATGATACTTTTTTCTCATTAAGCAAACACTAGTTTGAGTATATAGGCATAGGTGTATGTATCAAAAAATAGTCCTTTGTTTTTTCGATGCCATACTTTGGTTTTAATAATACACCATGCTTTTGCAATCTCTCATCTCTATTTCCTTTCTACTTTGGAAGATTTGGTGTACCGTGATTAAGATTTTTTATCATGTCATCAGCAGCCATTAATAAACATGCAATAACCATAGCATGTGATTAGTAAAGTAAACACATTAATATAGCATTATGCAACTTAAGAATGTAAAAAGTGTGCTAGCCTATTTCTATAGTATTAGTACTATTCAACACATGTTGCCCATAACATATATCTTCCCATCATCCCATGCCCACATATCTCACGCTTATGCATTTAATGTATAATGACTGTGTGCAGGGCAATACCTTTTAACTTTAGGGTAAAAAACATTTTGATCCCAAAATGAGTGAACCACAGGTAGTACATATAGTTTTTGAATCTATCACAATtacaaaatacatttttttttggtagctAGATGAAATGGCTATGCCATTGAAAACTCACTTATATAAGTGAAGGAATCAGGGTTCGATCTTCGATCGCAACGTCTGATTTAAtaattttagcatttttatCAATTGCGCTAAGACTTGtggagataaaaaatatatttaaatatatcttTTGTTAGTTATTTTGATCCTCGAATATATATTTAACTAGTTAGCTTAATCCTATAATgtgttatttattaatttagtccataaaattactaacaaaaaGACTTGAGAATATGTTTGAAAATTTACATACAATCAGAACTATAGTGTGACAGCTTCTCACATTCAAGATCAAAATGATTGTTTACCCTGCTTAACTTTGTTAGCAAAAACTCTTGTTAACATTTTTGCTACTGATAAAGCTTGCTTAAGTACTGTGTTTAACATTTCCATTACTAGATAGAGTTATGTAAATTTTGGGTATCCATAATGGGTTATTGGGTTTTTTCTTGTATTGTTTACTTTAAGGCCCATGGCCCCATTTGTTGATATCATCAATTGGATTATGATGACAGAGAAGATTTTGACTATATAGTTGGAATCTGAAATTGAACAATTTTACCAAAACAGGTAATAATGAAAGCAACTATATATACTTTTTAATGTGTTATACACATCATATGAAGGAAACCTCTTGTTTGTTGAATTTTTGGGAACTTGCTCCTAAAACTGCACGATCATGACTAATTGCTTGTTCTGAATGCTATCAAGAATCTTTCAAAAGCAACAAGGGTGTGACAAAGACATGGCCATGACAACAAACCCTTTGTTACCTAGTTAAAGATTGGCATATCTAATAATGGTCCTAAAAACAGAAACAACATTTTATTAGAAGAAAATGAGATAAAGTGGGCACATGAGCAAGAAAAATGTGAGGAATCAAAATTAATAGCATAAAAATCCAGCTATGAATGATAGGGATATATAGGAATTACTGAGTTGACAATATATGACTGTAACCAACTAATGCATGAGGAATTGTGTGTGAatacacaaaataatattgcatTATGCATGGATAAGTATATTTTTACCATTGAATCATTAAATCttgtcatattttaatttaatagcaTAATTTATAGATTCAATGATAGAAAAACATTGTGCATGCTGCATAAACTTGGCCTACGAAGTAAGTTGATTTTGTATGGAGATTAAAACTACAATTCATAACTTGGCTCTTTTACAAATTTTAGAGACTAATAATGGCTTCTTTGGTATTGCGTTAAAGTTACTATTGTCGTGGTTTTATGAAGCTAGAAGAAATGCAAGCTTCTTGATAAACGCACGGCTGCGTCAAATAAAACTCTATAACAAACACACGTTAAATTGAATTATCTTGTGATGTCAATAACTAAATGGCTTATTTACTTATTTGAATTCACttttagcttctttttttttttaccataaaacCAAATACAGTACACACATTTTTGTTTACAATGGAGAAATGTTGGTGTCCACCTCATATAGTCATATAGGTTTATACAccttgagaaagaaaaagataaagatgTGTGATAGATATGATAAATTAGTGgtgtgataaaaataaaaagatagtgATAAAATAGGATATTGAATAGAGGAAAtatgagatgtttatgttattattagtGATTAGCTAATACTATTATAGAAAGGTACAAAATGGATGTGGCCCATTTCCTTCCAAAATAGGGACACAAATTTAGGACTATACCAAGTGGCTAAAATATGACTTAGTAGGCGTAATATGACCAAAACATGTAAGAAtcaaatttttcacatatttagtTTACTACATACAAGAGATAAGGACATTGCATAGGGTGCCAAGAGTTGCTCTGTTGGCTTAGAATGACAAGTCATCTGAAGGGTATCCCCACACAATATACACTAGCGTGGGGCAGTAGTGAGCACAATAAGGGACACAAGAATGAGACAAGAGAGAATTTAAATAAGAATAATGTTTATAAAGCAAAAAGTCAAAAAGACTTTTAGTGAAGAAGACAGAAAGAGGAAGAATCAGATGTGGTGCAGCAGAGATAGCCCACATGGGTTCTGGTTGGTGGGTGTATGTATGTGGAAGACAAACTAGTTGGGAGCAAAAAGGCTTGTGTTGATTTGATTGATCACcttcaagtttttatttttcattgtaaattcatattatatatactCTATACTTTCCTCATATTAGACGTGTTCCAATGTTGAACATATCTTATATCCGACGTCGACATATATTCTATATCTTctattatgtgattttttaaattattaatgataTCAATATGTAAGAGTTCGTAAATGTATCCATGCTTCATAGTATatactatagttttttttactgCTGCCAAGTCCTTTTCTTGTTATTTTGATCCATTTTTTTATATCTAGTTTTGTAATAGTAAAAGTAGAGAGATTCACCTAATGGAAGGTGCTTTAACTAGCCTAGTTTGGTTTCTATGTGAATTAGACAGTGATTGATGGCTTCGTATGTAACATAGGTAAACTCTGATCAATAGTGAAATGGCAGTGTTTCTTACAGGTTATTGTGAAACGAGCTTGTCAATTGTCATATGCAGAATATTGTATTTTTGTAGAAACGTGTGATTATTGTACAGTAACAAATAAGATACTTCAAGttgatttttgatattttttaataaaggtcatgttaacaaatatttattgtttaaggaaaatCTATAATAagaatttcatctaaaaaatataaatcacatatatgTAAAATTACACTTGataacatttttcatttaataatagTGTGTTTCTACGTTGGAGAATCAAAGCTTACCTTAAAACTACATctcaatgttttgttttgtcgTAATTTTTGAAAAGTCGCAATTTCTAGTTGTTTACACACTCGTCTGACAATATATTGCCGCAGAATCAAATACATGTTGATTATGTTTagcttatttttttacttttatttaaaattgtataaTAGAAGACATGTAATTTGTAAAAATGTGTTCAATAAATGCAACAAAGATGAGATGATAaaagattttgaaaatattgttcATGAGAGTGAGCAATTTGTAAAAAGTATATAAAAGCTAGTGAGTAAAAGTTCAAAGAGGCAATGTTGATGGTTCTTCCTTACATGCCTGTCTTTGGAATCACATTCACATAGTTCCTATAAAAGTGTCTTTGCATGCATTAAAGCTTTCAAATAATAGATTACATATAGCTTGGTTTGTAGAGGTGTGATGAAACTCtgcaacatttatttttttagtgttcATCTTTTGCTCAAATGCGGCAAGGGATTTTTAATTGGTTAGACATCCAAAGTGTGATACAAATATTCTAGTCATATATATAGACAATTTTTAGTCAACAAATTAGTGCAAACATTAACATACAACCCCAAGAGTTTGGTTCCATGGTGAAAAGATATATCTTGAATATGTATGCTTTGTCTTCAAACTTCGCTACTGTCCTTAAACAGATTTAAATGTCAATACTTTTTTACgcaaaaatttaaatacttttataagtatttttcGAGTGTTTAAGTCTCTTCTACTCATGATTCCATCGCcctatattttcatttatataaaaaaaaaaaaaaaaaaaaaaaaaaaaaaaaaaaacattaactttACAACTGGTTTGCCTTTTCATCACAAGAAAAAGTTACAAACCATTCCAACTCAAACCTATCAAGATTGCTTGTAGCAGTTGTGCAGCTTATGGTTGGATTTGTGggttaataaataaaatgtttttttttttttagtatttagtCTCTATTTTTAAAGTAATTAAGTATGCaaatattttcttgaaatttCTTTTAATGGCAAATATTAGTATGTTAATCGTTATGTTAATTTTCTTCTTGCTGATAGTGTATAACCCCTAAAATTCATTGAGCTACTATAGAGAACTTAACCCCTAGAAACATAAGTTAATAGAGTAATAAGCAAATATCTTTCAGAAAATTTAGGCATCAACAttttaaaccttcaaagatttaggtcatcatttaatttttgagCAATGATAATTATACATctatttaatgataattttggtGACAAtcttatttctctctcttcttattggttaaaaacaatggagagagaaaaagtaagAGAGAGGATAACGACATCATGTGAGTATAAGAAAGaaagttgtttaaaagttgtcataaaatggtt
Proteins encoded in this window:
- the LOC11420642 gene encoding F-box/kelch-repeat protein At1g16250 — encoded protein: MGSLPSPPPSPSQENHPSNYVMVTIFCPREPTPNVTLPNSIHLYYPSMNTWTNVGRIPGLVDDQVLKGFSMISLGDFIYIIGGQICNKEKVHVNDDSAEFLDEGIKVVPNVLRYNIRTNQWFNCAPLCVARYDFACTVCDNKIYVAGGKSRLASARGISSAELYDPDFDTWSRLPNLHILRYKCIGVTWKGKVYIIGGFAERENSDMTMPSIVERSSAEVLDSQARKWDLIAGMWQLDVPPNQIVAVNDTLFSSGDCLNAWKGHVEAYDGKFWNEVDGSRKRSLSTLEYNYENWPLNQRLYLTMAPIGNKLFFLAGYRVGGGELARTMSVVHVFDTSATVDPWKSFEPMELEGEKELCSHCCVVQLSSP